One region of Oncorhynchus mykiss isolate Arlee chromosome 8, USDA_OmykA_1.1, whole genome shotgun sequence genomic DNA includes:
- the LOC110530389 gene encoding collagen alpha-1(XVIII) chain isoform X5 yields the protein MALLRLYSLLLLMAPVHGQWWSAFLGRAQEMTTQPLTTIPTTTQVLWTTEGTEVGQVGTQTEVFTTAPVQSTPLQSIQEPAGDGTTEIKPKAKKISLKMWKSRDRGSTGHLDLTELIGVPLPPSVSFITGYEGFPAYGFGPDANIGRLTKTFMPDPFFRDFAIIVTIRPSSKQGGVLFAITDAQQKVVQLGLALTPVEDETQRIQLYYTEGGEESSHSQQVASFKLPDMRNKWTRFTLSVQDQEVRLYMDCDDFQAETFHRSSRQLSFEPSSGIFVGNAGGTGLEKFVGSIQQLVIKPDPRAAVEQCEEDDPYASGDGSGDDTLHDRETDDKLMNMERKKETAQPEDMLSVPVRAPPTESPELELDEYTVHLTPTNKAHQEMLLEGGEGPHQTEEPGERSGDGRPLSYGQKGERGEPGPMGPAGPRGPPGPSNPSEDRSGHGHLGPRGPQGPSGAPGVPGKDGQPGSKGEDGDPGQRGPYGFPGLAGEVGVKGDKGDTGVGLPGPPGPPGPLKSHSVPYGEDALGSGFGDLDDTEFIRGSPGPPGPPGQPGPPGPTRFFEASEGSFPGQPGSPGPPGRDGLVGKPGPPGPTGLDGDAGLTGPTGLKGEQGLAGPNGPMGVSGDPGLTGATGPMGPEGKTGDPGPRGLPGPPGPPGGGFFVEDVEGSGKNDMVLGTELKGPQGPPGLPGPAGPKGEDGKDGAPGLSVKGEPGASGPEGLQGLAGLPGARGLKGDKGDPGPKGECGPDGHNVPGPPGPPGPPGPIINLQELLLNNTEGMFNITEIRGPPGPMGPEGEPGRAGFPGPRGPKGDSGLPGFQGPPGMKGAKGEAGVTIAADGTVLTSVRGPRGPKGIKGERGFPGAYGVMGPIGPTGQKGEYGFPGRPGRPGMAGKKGDQGDAIGQPGLPGPPGPPGPPGPVTGLNGTVFPVRPRPFCKTPVNGSKGSSQGGRRRNGGAKGEKGDVGLPGMPGEPDDILPEGFVGEKGDMGYEGMKGDQGEPGLPGPPGLPGRSGLVGPKGESVIGTVGHPGAPGEPGVLGIGRPGSRGPPGPAGPPGPPPVYGSAVSIPGPPGPPGPPGITGYENPVSTYRNTNSLIRESHRAAEGSMAYVSDKGELYVRTRDGWRKVQLGELILVPAESPSSAVSQALSRPGDRTIPHRPHSQELVGTSYVPNYNVLPHTVHSVPALHLVALNAPFSGDMRGIRGADFQCYQQARAMGLTATYRAFLSSHLQDLATIVKKGDRYNMPVINLKGEVIYSSWMNIFSGNGGVFDPSIPIYSFEGRNVMTDPTWPQKLVWHGSSTVGIRMTTNYCEAWRAGDMAVTGQASLLQTGRLLGQHTRSCSNHFIVLCIENSYIDHRRSN from the exons ATGGCTCTCCTGCGTCTTTACAGTCTGCTGCTGCTCATGGCTCCTGTTCATGGCCAGTGGTGGAGTGCTTTCCTGGGGAGAGCACAGGAGATGACCACACAGCCCCTCACCACCATCCCCACAACCACCCAGGTATTGTGGACCACAGAAGGGACAGAGGTGGGCCAGGTGGGGACTCAGACGGAGGTCTTCACCACTGCACCTGTTCAGAGTACCCCGCTACAGAGCATACAGGAGCCTGCTGGTGATGGAACCACAGAGATCAAGCCCAAGGCTAAGAAAATATCTCTGAAAATGTGGAAGAGTCGTG ACCGTGGCTCTACGGGACACCTAGACCTGACCGAGTTGATCGGAGTGccactccctccatctgtctccttcaTCACCGGCTATGAGGGCTTCCCGGCCTACGGCTTCGGGCCTGACGCCAACATCGGACGTCTCACCAAGACCTTCATGCCCGATCCTTTCTTCAGGGACTTTGCCATCATTGTCACCATCAGGCCCAGCAGCAAACAGGGAGGGGTGCTGTTCGCCATCACTGATGCCCAGCAGAAGGTGGTGCAGCTGGGGTTGGCACTGACGCCCGTGGAGGACGAGACCCAGAGGATTCAGCTGTACTACACCGAGGGGGGCGAGGAGTCCTCACACAGCCAACAGGTGGCGTCCTTCAAGTTGCCTGATATGAGGAATAAGTGGACGCGCTTCACTCTGTCGGTGCAGGACCAGGAGGTACGCCTCTATATGGACTGTGATGACTTCCAAGCAGAGACCTTCCACAGGAGCAGCCGCCAGCTCAGCTTTGAACCCAGCTCAGGCATCTTTGTGGGCAATGCTGGAGGAACTGGCCTGGAGAAGTTTGTG GGCTCTATCCAGCAGCTGGTGATCAAGCCGGACcccagggctgcagtggagcagtgTGAAGAGGATGATCCCTAT GCTTCTGGGGATGGGAGTGGGGATGACACGTTGCATGACCGTGAAACAGATGACAAGTTGATGAACATGGAACGAAAAAAGGAAACAGCACAG CCAGAGGACATGCTAAGCGTGCCAGTGCGAGCTCCACCCACAGAGTCTCCAGAGTTGGAGCTAGATGAGTACACTGTTCACCTGACCCCCACAAACAAAGCACATCAGGAGATGCTGCTCGAAGGTGGGGAAG GACCCCACCAAACAGAGGAGCCAGGGGAGAGGTCAGGGGAT GGCAGGCCTCTTAGCTACGGACAGAAAGGAGAGCGAGGAGAGCCTGGGCCTATGGGTCCTGCTGGCCCCCGTGGCCCCCCTGGCCCTTCCAATCCCTCTGAGGATAGGTCTGGACACGGCCACCTAGGACCAAGGGGCCCTCAGGGGCCTTCAGGGGCCCCTGGGGTGCCAGGGAAGGACGGACAGCCT GGAAGCAAGGGTGAAGATGGAGACCCA GGACAAAGAGGACCTTATGGATTCCCAGGGTTGGCAGGAGAGGTTGGAGTCAAAGGAGATAAG GGGGACACAGGAGTAGGCTTACCGGGGCCTCCAGGCCCTCCCGGACCACTCAAATCTCACAGTGTACCG TATGGAGAAGATGCACTCGGCTCTGGCTTTGGGGACCTTGACGATACAGAATTTATCAGA GGTTCCCCTGGTCCTCCCGGCCCTCCAGGTCAACCTGGCCCGCCTGGTCCCACCCGTTTCTTCGAAGCCTCCGAGGGCTCATTCCCTGGACAACCAGGTTCTCCAGGGCCACCTGGCAGAGACGGCCTTGTTGGGAAACCTGGACCACCG GGTCCTACTGGTCTGGATGGGGATGCTGGGTTGACAGGGCCTACAGGTCTGAAG GGTGAACAAGGACTAGCTGGACCAAACGGACCAATG GGTGTATCAGGTGACCCAGGGCTGACAGGAGCTACAGGACCAATGGGACCAGAGGGGAAGACGGGCGACCCTGGACCTCGGGGGCTGCCTGGCCCCCCCGGACCCCCAGGAGGAGGATTTTTTGTCGAG GATGTGGAGGGGTCTGGGAAGAATGACATGGTCCTTGGCACAGAACTCAAAGGCCCTCAG GGACCTCCTGGTCTCCCTGGCCCTGCAGGACCAAAG GGTGAAGATGGGAAGGATGGGGCTCCTGGGTTGTCAGTGAAG GGTGAGCCTGGTGCTTCTGGACCTGAGGGACTCCAAGGGCTAGCTGGGTTACCAGGCGCCAGG GGATTGAAAGGAGACAAAGGTGATCCAGGACCAAAG GGGGAGTGTGGTCCTGATGGACACAATGTACCTGGTCCTCCTGGTCCTCCCGGCCCTCCAGGACCAATTATCAATCTGCAGGAG CTCCTCCTGAACAATACAGAGGGCATGTTTAACATCACTGAGATACGTGGGCCCCCTGGCCCAATG GGCCCTGAAGGCGAGCCTGGCAGAGCAGGATTCCCT GGCCCAAGAGGACCAAAGGGTGACAGTGGGCTTCCTGGTTTTCAAGGTCCACCAGGAATGAAG GGTGCGAAAGGGGAAGCTGGTGTCACTATCGCTGCCGATGGAACTGTGTTGACAAGTGTCAGGGGGCCTCGGGGACCAAAAGGAATCAAG GGTGAGCGTGGCTTCCCTGGAGCTTATGGTGTCATG GGACCAATTGGACCAACTGGACAAAAGGGAGAATACGGGTTCCCTGGTCGACCG GGGCGACCTGGAATGGCAGGGAAGAAGGGAGACCAGGGAGATGCCATTGGTCAACCA GGACTTCCTGGTCCTCCTGGCCCTCCCGGACCCCCAGGACCAGTAACAGGGCTCAATGGA ACAGTTTTTCCGGTCCGTCCCAGACCGTTCTGCAAAACACCA GTTAATGGCAGCAAAGGGTCGTCACAAG GTGGCAGGAGAAGAAACGGAGGTGCTAAAGGGGAAAAGGGAGATGTTGGACTTCCTGGAATGCCTGGAGAACCAG ATGATATTCTACCAGAAGGCTTTGTA ggagaaaaaggagaCATGGGCTATGAAGGAATGAAAGGAGACCAGGGTGAACCTGGGTTGCCTGGCCCTCCAGGTCTTCCTGGGAGATCAGGCCTTGTG GGGCCAAAAGGTGAGTCCGTCATTGGCACCGTTGGTCATCCTGGAGCTCCTGGTGAACCAGGGGTTCTTGGCATTGGACGACCAGGCTCTCGGGGGCCCCCTGGCCCTGCCGGACCCCCTGGACCACCCCCTGTCTATGGTTCAG CTGTGAGTATTCCCGGCCCACCTGGGCCTCCCGGTCCTCCTGGGATTACTGGCTATGAAAACCCG gtgtccacatacaggaACACCAACAGTTTGATAAGGGAGAGCCACCGTGCTGCAGAGGGCTCGATGGCATATGTCTCAGACAAGGGAGAACTCTACGTTAGAACTAGAGATGGCTGGCGCAAGGTTCAG CTTGGTGAGCTCATCCTCGTCCCAGCAGAGAGCCCATCCTCTGCAGTGTCCCAGGCCCTGAGCAGACCAGGAGATCGCACCATACCCCACAGGCCACACAGCCAG GAACTAGTTGGAACTAGCTACGTGCCCAACTATAATGTCCTACCTCATACAGTACACTCAGTACCAGCG CTGCACCTGGTGGCCCTGAATGCTCCGTTCTCTGGGGACATGCGTGGCATCCGGGGAGCAGACTTCCAGTGCTACCAGCAGGCCCGAGCCATGGGTCTCACTGCCACCTACAGAGCCTTCTTGTCCTCACACCTCCAGGACCTGGCCACCATCGTCAAGAAGGGAGACCGCTACAACATGCCCGTCATCAACCTCAAG GGAGAGGTGATCTATAGCAGCTGGATGAACATATTCTCTGGGAACGGAGGCGTGTTTGACCCATCCATCCCCATCTACTCCTTTGAAGGACGGAACGTCATGACGGACCCTACTTG GCCTCAGAAGCTGGTGTGGCATGGCTCCAGTACGGTGGGCATCCGTATGACCACTAACTACTGTGAGGCGTGGCGGGCGGGTGACATGGCGGTGACGGGCCAGGCTTCGCTCCTCCAGACAGGCAGACTTCTGGGCCAACACACCCGCAGCTGCTCCAACCATTTCATAGTGCTGTGTATCGAGAACAGCTACATTGACCACAGGAGGTCTAATTAA
- the LOC110530389 gene encoding collagen alpha-1(XV) chain isoform X6 has product MIIRMSRWSLVIHLVLLYHFSTAVEVIEDRGSTGHLDLTELIGVPLPPSVSFITGYEGFPAYGFGPDANIGRLTKTFMPDPFFRDFAIIVTIRPSSKQGGVLFAITDAQQKVVQLGLALTPVEDETQRIQLYYTEGGEESSHSQQVASFKLPDMRNKWTRFTLSVQDQEVRLYMDCDDFQAETFHRSSRQLSFEPSSGIFVGNAGGTGLEKFVGSIQQLVIKPDPRAAVEQCEEDDPYASGDGSGDDTLHDRETDDKLMNMERKKETAQPEDMLSVPVRAPPTESPELELDEYTVHLTPTNKAHQEMLLEGGEGPHQTEEPGERSGDGRPLSYGQKGERGEPGPMGPAGPRGPPGPSNPSEDRSGHGHLGPRGPQGPSGAPGVPGKDGQPGSKGEDGDPGQRGPYGFPGLAGEVGVKGDKGDTGVGLPGPPGPPGPLKSHSVPYGEDALGSGFGDLDDTEFIRGSPGPPGPPGQPGPPGPTRFFEASEGSFPGQPGSPGPPGRDGLVGKPGPPVIEDWFSGSGSGSAFGSEFGSGLFGSGLGSGEGPTGLDGDAGLTGPTGLKGEQGLAGPNGPMGVSGDPGLTGATGPMGPEGKTGDPGPRGLPGPPGPPGGGFFVEDVEGSGKNDMVLGTELKGPQGPPGLPGPAGPKGEDGKDGAPGLSVKGEPGASGPEGLQGLAGLPGARGLKGDKGDPGPKGECGPDGHNVPGPPGPPGPPGPIINLQELLLNNTEGMFNITEIRGPPGPMGPEGEPGRAGFPGPRGPKGDSGLPGFQGPPGMKGAKGEAGVTIAADGTVLTSVRGPRGPKGIKGERGFPGAYGVMGPIGPTGQKGEYGFPGRPGRPGMAGKKGDQGDAIGQPGLPGPPGPPGPPGPVTGLNGTVFPVRPRPFCKTPVNGSKGSSQGGRRRNGGAKGEKGDVGLPGMPGEPDDILPEGFVGEKGDMGYEGMKGDQGEPGLPGPPGLPGRSGLVGPKGESVIGTVGHPGAPGEPGVLGIGRPGSRGPPGPAGPPGPPPVYGSAVSIPGPPGPPGPPGITGYENPVSTYRNTNSLIRESHRAAEGSMAYVSDKGELYVRTRDGWRKVQLGELILVPAESPSSAVSQALSRPGDRTIPHRPHSQELVGTSYVPNYNVLPHTVHSVPALHLVALNAPFSGDMRGIRGADFQCYQQARAMGLTATYRAFLSSHLQDLATIVKKGDRYNMPVINLKGEVIYSSWMNIFSGNGGVFDPSIPIYSFEGRNVMTDPTWPQKLVWHGSSTVGIRMTTNYCEAWRAGDMAVTGQASLLQTGRLLGQHTRSCSNHFIVLCIENSYIDHRRSN; this is encoded by the exons ACCGTGGCTCTACGGGACACCTAGACCTGACCGAGTTGATCGGAGTGccactccctccatctgtctccttcaTCACCGGCTATGAGGGCTTCCCGGCCTACGGCTTCGGGCCTGACGCCAACATCGGACGTCTCACCAAGACCTTCATGCCCGATCCTTTCTTCAGGGACTTTGCCATCATTGTCACCATCAGGCCCAGCAGCAAACAGGGAGGGGTGCTGTTCGCCATCACTGATGCCCAGCAGAAGGTGGTGCAGCTGGGGTTGGCACTGACGCCCGTGGAGGACGAGACCCAGAGGATTCAGCTGTACTACACCGAGGGGGGCGAGGAGTCCTCACACAGCCAACAGGTGGCGTCCTTCAAGTTGCCTGATATGAGGAATAAGTGGACGCGCTTCACTCTGTCGGTGCAGGACCAGGAGGTACGCCTCTATATGGACTGTGATGACTTCCAAGCAGAGACCTTCCACAGGAGCAGCCGCCAGCTCAGCTTTGAACCCAGCTCAGGCATCTTTGTGGGCAATGCTGGAGGAACTGGCCTGGAGAAGTTTGTG GGCTCTATCCAGCAGCTGGTGATCAAGCCGGACcccagggctgcagtggagcagtgTGAAGAGGATGATCCCTAT GCTTCTGGGGATGGGAGTGGGGATGACACGTTGCATGACCGTGAAACAGATGACAAGTTGATGAACATGGAACGAAAAAAGGAAACAGCACAG CCAGAGGACATGCTAAGCGTGCCAGTGCGAGCTCCACCCACAGAGTCTCCAGAGTTGGAGCTAGATGAGTACACTGTTCACCTGACCCCCACAAACAAAGCACATCAGGAGATGCTGCTCGAAGGTGGGGAAG GACCCCACCAAACAGAGGAGCCAGGGGAGAGGTCAGGGGAT GGCAGGCCTCTTAGCTACGGACAGAAAGGAGAGCGAGGAGAGCCTGGGCCTATGGGTCCTGCTGGCCCCCGTGGCCCCCCTGGCCCTTCCAATCCCTCTGAGGATAGGTCTGGACACGGCCACCTAGGACCAAGGGGCCCTCAGGGGCCTTCAGGGGCCCCTGGGGTGCCAGGGAAGGACGGACAGCCT GGAAGCAAGGGTGAAGATGGAGACCCA GGACAAAGAGGACCTTATGGATTCCCAGGGTTGGCAGGAGAGGTTGGAGTCAAAGGAGATAAG GGGGACACAGGAGTAGGCTTACCGGGGCCTCCAGGCCCTCCCGGACCACTCAAATCTCACAGTGTACCG TATGGAGAAGATGCACTCGGCTCTGGCTTTGGGGACCTTGACGATACAGAATTTATCAGA GGTTCCCCTGGTCCTCCCGGCCCTCCAGGTCAACCTGGCCCGCCTGGTCCCACCCGTTTCTTCGAAGCCTCCGAGGGCTCATTCCCTGGACAACCAGGTTCTCCAGGGCCACCTGGCAGAGACGGCCTTGTTGGGAAACCTGGACCACCG GTGATTGAGGATTGGTTTAGTGGTTCTGGTTCGGGCTCTGCATTTGGCTCTGAGTTTGGCTCAGGGTTGTTCGGCTCTGGGCTTGGGTCTGGCGAG GGTCCTACTGGTCTGGATGGGGATGCTGGGTTGACAGGGCCTACAGGTCTGAAG GGTGAACAAGGACTAGCTGGACCAAACGGACCAATG GGTGTATCAGGTGACCCAGGGCTGACAGGAGCTACAGGACCAATGGGACCAGAGGGGAAGACGGGCGACCCTGGACCTCGGGGGCTGCCTGGCCCCCCCGGACCCCCAGGAGGAGGATTTTTTGTCGAG GATGTGGAGGGGTCTGGGAAGAATGACATGGTCCTTGGCACAGAACTCAAAGGCCCTCAG GGACCTCCTGGTCTCCCTGGCCCTGCAGGACCAAAG GGTGAAGATGGGAAGGATGGGGCTCCTGGGTTGTCAGTGAAG GGTGAGCCTGGTGCTTCTGGACCTGAGGGACTCCAAGGGCTAGCTGGGTTACCAGGCGCCAGG GGATTGAAAGGAGACAAAGGTGATCCAGGACCAAAG GGGGAGTGTGGTCCTGATGGACACAATGTACCTGGTCCTCCTGGTCCTCCCGGCCCTCCAGGACCAATTATCAATCTGCAGGAG CTCCTCCTGAACAATACAGAGGGCATGTTTAACATCACTGAGATACGTGGGCCCCCTGGCCCAATG GGCCCTGAAGGCGAGCCTGGCAGAGCAGGATTCCCT GGCCCAAGAGGACCAAAGGGTGACAGTGGGCTTCCTGGTTTTCAAGGTCCACCAGGAATGAAG GGTGCGAAAGGGGAAGCTGGTGTCACTATCGCTGCCGATGGAACTGTGTTGACAAGTGTCAGGGGGCCTCGGGGACCAAAAGGAATCAAG GGTGAGCGTGGCTTCCCTGGAGCTTATGGTGTCATG GGACCAATTGGACCAACTGGACAAAAGGGAGAATACGGGTTCCCTGGTCGACCG GGGCGACCTGGAATGGCAGGGAAGAAGGGAGACCAGGGAGATGCCATTGGTCAACCA GGACTTCCTGGTCCTCCTGGCCCTCCCGGACCCCCAGGACCAGTAACAGGGCTCAATGGA ACAGTTTTTCCGGTCCGTCCCAGACCGTTCTGCAAAACACCA GTTAATGGCAGCAAAGGGTCGTCACAAG GTGGCAGGAGAAGAAACGGAGGTGCTAAAGGGGAAAAGGGAGATGTTGGACTTCCTGGAATGCCTGGAGAACCAG ATGATATTCTACCAGAAGGCTTTGTA ggagaaaaaggagaCATGGGCTATGAAGGAATGAAAGGAGACCAGGGTGAACCTGGGTTGCCTGGCCCTCCAGGTCTTCCTGGGAGATCAGGCCTTGTG GGGCCAAAAGGTGAGTCCGTCATTGGCACCGTTGGTCATCCTGGAGCTCCTGGTGAACCAGGGGTTCTTGGCATTGGACGACCAGGCTCTCGGGGGCCCCCTGGCCCTGCCGGACCCCCTGGACCACCCCCTGTCTATGGTTCAG CTGTGAGTATTCCCGGCCCACCTGGGCCTCCCGGTCCTCCTGGGATTACTGGCTATGAAAACCCG gtgtccacatacaggaACACCAACAGTTTGATAAGGGAGAGCCACCGTGCTGCAGAGGGCTCGATGGCATATGTCTCAGACAAGGGAGAACTCTACGTTAGAACTAGAGATGGCTGGCGCAAGGTTCAG CTTGGTGAGCTCATCCTCGTCCCAGCAGAGAGCCCATCCTCTGCAGTGTCCCAGGCCCTGAGCAGACCAGGAGATCGCACCATACCCCACAGGCCACACAGCCAG GAACTAGTTGGAACTAGCTACGTGCCCAACTATAATGTCCTACCTCATACAGTACACTCAGTACCAGCG CTGCACCTGGTGGCCCTGAATGCTCCGTTCTCTGGGGACATGCGTGGCATCCGGGGAGCAGACTTCCAGTGCTACCAGCAGGCCCGAGCCATGGGTCTCACTGCCACCTACAGAGCCTTCTTGTCCTCACACCTCCAGGACCTGGCCACCATCGTCAAGAAGGGAGACCGCTACAACATGCCCGTCATCAACCTCAAG GGAGAGGTGATCTATAGCAGCTGGATGAACATATTCTCTGGGAACGGAGGCGTGTTTGACCCATCCATCCCCATCTACTCCTTTGAAGGACGGAACGTCATGACGGACCCTACTTG GCCTCAGAAGCTGGTGTGGCATGGCTCCAGTACGGTGGGCATCCGTATGACCACTAACTACTGTGAGGCGTGGCGGGCGGGTGACATGGCGGTGACGGGCCAGGCTTCGCTCCTCCAGACAGGCAGACTTCTGGGCCAACACACCCGCAGCTGCTCCAACCATTTCATAGTGCTGTGTATCGAGAACAGCTACATTGACCACAGGAGGTCTAATTAA